tataaaaattaaatgtataaataaaagtaccataatttattattatccaaaataaaatgtatgatattgattaataattctaatatattttcaattttgattataaaattgatcaaatattaaatataaaattaaatatataaaaaaataaaaaaaataggaaaagcTCGCGAGCTTGGTGAACAGACACAATTGACTCAAAAGCGAGCCTtcgcgagccggctcgactcatcttCCACCCCAACATCTGGTCAAAATGCTTTCAAGCCTCGGCATCGGATGGATGACACATTGACTCCTCCTCTGTTTGATGTGCGGTATGCCGCGTCACGTGCTCGACAGTTCCCTCGAAGAATACCAACCTCTGCAAACAGGGAGTAAGCAGCAGGTACCTAAGGACTGCATACGGAAACTTCTTGTGACATGGGTCTATACCTGAGTCAGCTTATACCTAGCGTTCCCACAAAACTTGCAGTCTCCAAATTGACGGTGTCCTTCTAGTACAACATGCAATTATTCTTACGCGCATCGATATTCTCAAAGGGTAAACCCAAAttctttatcaatttcttcgtGTTCTAGTAATCTCTTGGTAGGCTGTGACCCGgggtaatattttattagcccATTGAGATATTCAATCATATGATCGCTCAGAAATACAACAGTCCATTTTGATATCCACTAACTCAGCAACAGTTGCCAATTGAAATTGGGTCCAACTATTCCACAATGGCCGATCAGCAACATGCACTACATTATAAACACAGTCTGTCAATCCTGACACATCATCATAGGGGCCTCTGCCATAACAATATGAAGAAGGACCGACATCAATAGGGTAGGAcctcgtaccatcatcaggCACAACATCacgagaagaaaaaaaataacattaccTGACtgcataaaaaatcatccGCTGCGTGCAATCAATGTGTTTTTCATCACTCCAATGTGAATAATTACCCTCGACATGGGCAGTTGGGGTTTGCTCCTCAGGCACTGGAGGGACAGTCACAGTGTCAAAGTAATCCTTCACCCTAATCTCACCATGAGaagttcaattataatattatggcATAAATTCTCGGATACACAAGTGATAACTGATATCGTCGGGTGTACtgaagtttttgtttttgcatttaAGCAAGGACACCTAATTTTGTCTCCATCTATATATCTATGCTGACCTTTTGCCCATCTATGAAAGTCTTAAGCCCATTTTCAAATTCCAGGTTGGACCTGCCCTCCTTGGGAggtttttattatacattcaTCTCCTCAATTCTCGTaacatgataatatatatatatatatatcattatattcattatattcatacataaaaatgtatatctaattaattttcaaattggaTGAcctacatattaaaaaaaattataaaactaaaataacattatttaggacaatacatataattaacatgatataagattaataaaaattataaaactaaaataagtaaacgtactacaattaatttaattaaacacaataaaattttaaattagtctCTGTTACTTGGTCAACCTACTTAAGTAATGATTAGAACTAGTTGACGATCCAAAATTCGAGTAATAATCTACAAGCTAGTCAAATGTACATGCACGAAATTAGAGTGTTGAGAGTGTTTGTGGTtagtataagaatttttaccacagatgaaatgaaatgaatgtatataatttttttcctaacgGCCTTTGGAACGCCGAAGATAGccattattttgtaatggccTTTGTAACGAccttcacaaaaaaaaaaaccatacCTAATGTGATGGTTCTTATAACATCGTCCTTTCGTGTactttggaacgatttttgcCACTGCCTTTGTAACTGCTTGATATCTGAAAAATTATCCGTTACAAAAATAGCTagccattacaaaaatcatagcAAAATAGTAACAATTTACAAAATTGTAACGATTTTAGGCACACACCAATTCTGTAGCGGATGTTGTAATGGTTTTGACCattacaaaagattttttttatattatcctCTTAATGACATCAACATGTCCAATCTGTTACAAAAGTtgtgtatttttcaaaaaattcattacaaatgccgcattttttttgtggttaCTGTGGTTAGAAGTAAAATATTGTGATGGGTATTAGTTAATTACGACCTGCACAACGGCAATTTGGTCATTGTTTCTGCAAGcgatatcaaaatatttattatagcaaaaagctgtaacaaatattttgatcatagctaaaattaagcaaatattgattaaccgtaatgaaaatattagttttcaCATTGATTTTCTTTGACCGTGAtagatattattgatttactatGATATTTAAGtcgtaataatttataatatcgggtaataagtttattttattttgatttgataaataagtaaaactaaaataaaaataaaccacAAGTATGTTagaattacaaaactaaacgAGCTCGATTAACAAGTGAAactaaaattagacatatggtaattttgcttttttaaaaatttttatattattttttttttaacaaagaaaattttataaggataaaatgaacttttcaaagttaaaaaataaaggactTCAGGTAGATACTTTATGGATGATAACTGCATTTAACTCTTTTTATATTGCATCATACTGCATGGATACatgtgaatatataatttagaagCAGCAGCCACCACCATAGCCCTAAAATCTCCATTAACCTTTAATTTCTTCGAAGGACAAGAGTTTGCGGAATTTCAGCCACGGCTTGTCCCAAACAAGCGCCCGATATTGCTTCGAATCGGCGGCGCTGCCGTCCTTGGCGGCGATAACCAGCCGGTAATTCGTGCCGGCAACCACCTGTGTTTCTCCCTTGACCACAGATTCAAAAGCCAAGGTTGTACCAGCCTCCTTGTTGTGCTCCGTCACCGCAAAATTTGCGATCTCAACCACCTTTGGGTCTTTGGGGTTGTCAATCGGCTTCCATCCGTCGACGATGGTTTCTCTTTTCCAGACGGGAGAGGCTTCGTTGAGCTCAGAAACCAGAAAAATTGCGAGGAATACGCAGAGAAGCGAGCGTAATTTATGTGCGAtcatgttcttttcttttcccttgaGCGAGCAAGTGGTCAGGTGAATTGAGGGGTGGGTTGGTCGTTATATTTATAGCGTGGTGGCGCACGGCACGCGGAAAACTGCCTTCATGATCACTATGGCGCCGTATCAATGTGAGTAAGTTACAGATTTGCAGTTCATGGGAGTGAAGCAACTTGGACAGATTTTACAAAttcacaataataaaattatgatgatttGTTTCTTAACTAGAGTTGGATGTTTCAATGCAATATCTGATGATTATTGAAATaccataattgaaatttatgagGAAAAATCTATGATCTATTATAGGAATTGGGTTTTTTATGGTAATCACTTGATTTTGACCCATATTTGGATTATCAGAattccaaattatttaatgCATGATCTAGGTAAATATTTCTATTGGTTCAAAAATCTCATCTATTTTAGACTAATTATGAAAGAACTGTTGGGGACTATCCACCAAATTTTAAGGGGGCTTAACATCATCCGACAAGTATGAGGTTATGCTTCCTCAAATTTGTGATTGCCTAGAGGTCTTCCAATTGAAGAAAACATGTTCTTCACTTTGAGCCCTCATACTACAAATTTTTACCTTTATGCTACCCCACTTGAgcttaaagaaatattataatttcatatttagaGCTTTGATTCAATATTAATCTCTCACAGTAAAACGAGCAATAACACTCACTTTCACacatttatacattttcatcTTCTAGTATTTATTTCACCACCTTTCGCTCCAAGCAGGCCGAGCACCACATTTTTTGGTTGCATCTATACTAATtctttctattaaaaaaatttaaattttgaatttgttgctAGGATAATATATggttaattacttaattttttgataaaggGATTCAATCTATTTTATAAGAGTTATTTTGCACTCTTTTCATGCTGATACCAGACAAATACACTTAGCTCAAAGAAGGGGCTCAGCTCATAGGAAGCCGATAAAGGCCCCATGACCCAAGGGAGCTTAACCCTCAACACTAAGAACTCTAGAGCAGCTCCTGAAAACAGGTTGTGGTAAGAATCCATCAATATCCTTATAGGCCTAGAATGAGGAATGGCGAGGGACACCTAGGCACCTATGTGTCCTCATGGACGAATTGGCAAAAAGTCATTCAACCACCTACATGAGGGTTGGCCAGACAACCTATGACAAGGTCTAGGGATTTAAGTAGATTAATCCACAGATTCTAACCGCCCCTAGAAGTTTGGAAGTGTATGTTATGAGAAGGCTTATTCGATTTCAAGTCCTCAAAAAAGATCTTCCCCATCTTCTTCTGGATTCCCTAGAGGACTATTGCGGCAACCACCAGCCCTAGTCCTAAGAGGGTCATACTCCTTCAAGCGGCAGGGTACTATGGCATAAACCTAGGTCTTTTTCCAGCAGCAGGGGGTAACATCTTCACGTCATTCATAAGAACAATAAAGCATTCACTTTTATACAATCAATTATTGCTACATTTACATTATATTATGTTCAATTTCTACActattcttttctaaatttcttATTGACTTGGACATCAAAATgctaatgtattttttgtaggTTCTCATTTCAAGATTGATGAAAAATTCCAATCCAAAAGGCTCAAGTCTACTGTACAAGAAACATTTTGCTCACATCACATGCTATacacaattttcatttatttactcATTTCAATCACTAAGctgtttcaattttattaggttctcaaagttttcttttataagtttCATATTACTCTTACTTTTTGTTTACATTGTTCTATCATTCTTTCTACCGATTTTGGGTCTAAAAGAGTGTTTCGctaaaagcttataagcttctcaaaacattttataagatgtttaggAGCTTGTAAGTTCAAAGAAAATGtttgactaattttttttataagagcttataagatttcaaaataaaatgttttggatcttataagctctttaagaaaaagttaacgtttctaatttttgttataagatcttataaactatataaaatttatgtcatatgataaaaatatccCCTTTCATAAactcacacaaacacacacacacacacactctctctctctctctcacacacacactctctctctctctctctcacacacacacNNNNNNNNNNactctttctctctctaggatttaaaaaatatttgttattatttaatgtaattgttggacgaaaatattttttctttccttgcCTGCTTTTCCCCATTAAAAATAGGGatgaaacaattttatttttctgcttTGACAGGATGATTCGCCCCTGGCCATGGTTTTAGCCAGGGGCTTTGAAATGCGATTAGATAATATTTCCTCccttgttgtttttcttgtggAATGAGGTCGCTCCTTTGATATGTGAATATCCGCAGGTCTCGTTGTGAGGAGGGGTCCTCTTCCAACTTTTTGGAGGGAGGTCCCAAACCTCCTTGGAGAGAAGGCTCTTAGTATTTTGCTTTCGTAGAAAGGTGCCTCCATAAGGCCACTCGGTTGGGGGTTATCctccatttttcttgaaagCTTCTAAGATTTCCAGACAGGTGAGTTCCTTTCTCCCCCTTGGGGGGTGCTTCCTTAAGCTTCCAAAGTCAACTGGTTCCATTTTCTCGTGGGATGCCTCCTTACCTTTTCTCATATATGAGTATTTGAACAGTATATCGTAACACATATGTTCAAACAAGAAATACTGAAACATAATGCAAACAAGGGCTTAAGATGGGAGTCCTGGAGGTCCCTTGGATGGTGGAGGCCTGCACAATCTTTCACAGGGTTTACTCCTATACAGTTTTTATGCCTTGCTCCGGCCCAAAAGGGAAGTACCTTTCCCTCTGGGGGTAGGAAAATCATGATCGGGATAGCGGACCAAAAGCTATGGAACTTGGGTGTGGGTCTTTGGAatggctttttctttttatttattatttatcgtGAATGATGGAATCATTACACATAGTATGCCCCggttaataaatatattacatcatACCTTTTTGGGATGGATGTCTGCAGAGGGAGCCCCGCAAGAGGACTCGTTGGGAGGTGTCCTTCAGGAGGACAACTTTAGAAGGGGTCTTTTCTGGAGGACCTAGTGGAGGGTCCCCTTTAGGAGGACACATTGTAGGATGCCCTGTGGGAAGACAGTTTCATAAGGAGTCCCTCAGGGAGACTTATTTGTAAGGTGCCCTACAGGACGGTATTTTTAGAGGGGATCCTTCAGGAGGATTTTCATTGGAGGGTGCCCTTCGAGAGGACATATTATAGGATGCCCTGCGAGAGGACATCTTTAAAGGGGATCTTTTAGGAGGATTCATTGGAGGGTGCCCTTTGGGaagatatttttagagggagtCCTTCAGGAGGANNNNNNNNNNTACGCATAGTACCTCTTGATGTTATGAATATTTCAAGGTCATGCTAAAGGACGTCCTTCAAGGTCTTCTAGCTCATAGGTCCCTCGTTCTCTTATTGTTGTGACCTTAAAGGGTCCTTCCTAAGTGAGATCTAGTTTTCCTACCGGTTTCAATGTATCCACCCTTCTTAGCACAAGGTCTCCTACTTGAAAGCTTCGTTTCTTCACTCTTCTGTTGTGGGTCATGGTGCTTTTATAGCTaacaaacaagaaatgaaatatgcTTTACTCCACAAGTAAACCAATCAAAACCGTCCGAATCGATTTCCTTTGGAGTTTGCAAGCAAGGTGGTGGTTCACTGGTTCGGAAAGACTATTCCCATGGCTATCTACATTACCAAGCTTGAGACCTTGTGTCTATGATATGATTGTTTTAAGCGCACACTTGATGACCCGGCTTTCTCATGGAATTCACGAGCCAACCGTTTAAGTGCAAAGAATGAAGACTGGAAGAGGTTGAGACAGGTTGCTCTAGTTGCTATATGCAATTAACTAACAAATATCTGTTTCAATTTACTCCGTTTTTGGTAATTTCTTTTGCCCCCCAATTgaaagttaaattaattatttattgtaatacaATCCGTAGGAGATTTCATTTGCCAAAGTGTATCATTACCGAGGGCAGCATTATTGTTTGCGGTCCATATTCGAAAGGGCATTAGATGGTGTTGATTATGATGAAAAACTCTCTGTTTCCAACAATAATGGTGAAACGGCAGCGATCATGAGTCAGATGTTGTATTTCTCGGGGAGGACTTGCACGAGGATCCAGAGGGAATAGATCTTATATCCAGTGACGAAGGAGAAGACAAATAGATCAGTGCATGGTATGTGGACATTAGGCCTCTATTTTGTCGACGTAGGAATGACCATTTTGCATGTGCTATTGGTTGTGTATTTACACCGTCAAAAACTGGATTTAGAAGATGAATATTTTGCACAAATTGCAAGGTATTTAATTGGGAGATTGATAAATTAGTGATTTTGGAACAATACTAATTCTACTTGGCATTGGTTACAATTCGAAACAAGTGCTTATGTTTATATGAATGAAACTGTTTTCGgtttattttagtttgttcATGCCTAAGgcgaaaatatattttgtatctCTACATGCTTAATAAAGTGGGTCTTGGGATTAAGTTAAATATTGCGCATAGCTCCATCATAAtcaagttaaaatttataaatatataaccaaaTAAAATGTGTACTTGgttaatttattacaacattgtaaataataatttactacCCGGcacagaaaaattttaaaatgcataagatcaaaatatatatatacctggctggaattttaattacaaataagtaTAATGAATCATGAAATAAACATCATCATccttattaaattcaaaatgctTTGGTAAAATTTGGAGGGGGTGCCATCTAAATAACtgattttaattcattattaatcCTAAGAGAATCGTATTCCTATTTTGTCTAAAAAGTTTTCATATTGAGTAGAagattaattcaataaatttatcagAACAGTAATACTTTTGgctctaatttatttttcttcaaaatttaaatatgatttcaATTGTTGGCCTCAAACATAATGCTAAATCGGTAAtgattatgttaatatattatgaatcaAGTCGTGGTATGAAAAGTGGGCGAACGATACATTATTCAGTTTGGAACAGTTATTTGGTTGTATGTTTGTAAGAGTAAGGACATAATTTTAATGGaaagataaaatgaataacaTGTCAGTAAATGGAGGGACCCGTTTGTGGTGAGCAGTGTTGCAATCTGATCCAGCACCAACTCAGTCCGTGGTAGCAGCAAACTCTGTTTCTGCTCCTTCATCCTCTGCTTCTTCTTTCTTGTGACTGTATATAATCgcatttttcacttttacattttttcctaGTTAGTGTAAGCTGATTAGTTGGCGCATGACGTTTGCAGTTGGTTGGTTAGTCAGTTAGATTAGTTTACACCTtctgtatgtatatttaaCGAGAAGCTGCTGTAATTTTCTCTTCGAATGAATGAAGAACCAGATTCTGTTTCTCCATAATCTGCAAATCACTTTGCTGTATATGGGGCAAATCATATTGGATTTTATCAAGCAACGTATATGAACTTCCACTGGATCGACATTCTGGCTGCAGCTTTTATCTACGACACCAACGACCAAAGTTCACttgtcaataaattaataagggGTTAATGTACGAGAAGGTTTTTCAATTGAGTACTAGCAGTTGCACAAAAAATTCTATAGAAATGTAGTTCATTACAAAATACGTGCCATTGGCTCCTGGACTCCGCTAGGGCCAAAATGTGAGCAAAAAGGGAAGCCATCCAACGCTTttacatcataaaaaaatggCCCCAAGTTAACATGAACGTTCATGATGGGAATGTACGCTTAGCCAGCAAAGTACGCAACAAAAGCGATGCATAGCAGTTTTTCGTACTAATATCCATAAATTAAATGCAACCCTCGAGGATAGGTCGTACGATTTTCTCCTTCGACTCCCTTGTCAGACTGAAAAAGATATCCATGTCTTTGGATTTGTGCACCAACTTACTAGTGACAACCAAGatgtcattttcttgaaaacccGATATTTCCCTCACGGCTTCCATAATCACCCCGCACTTGTCAGAATCACCAAACTTACTCTCTAATACTCTTGTCATAGAACCAAGGCGATTATTGGCTATTTCACATAAATTGGAGACCATATTCACTAACTGTGGGATTTCAGGGCAAGCGTCAAAGGCCTTACACTTCCGGCTGCTCATTGTGCGCTTTGTCATACTAGACGAGTTAACAATTGGGTCGCAATTCATATTGTAAAACTGCGGTGGCTCTTCATATAGGGATTTCCATTCTCACACTTCCACCTGTCATAATTAGGGACTTAAGTCCATTCAATCCTTCCTCTTCTAAAATTGTCCACGTCCGTCGTGCCCCAGATCTCTCTTTGCTTGATCCCCAACGTTTTTGTTTACTATTGTTGTCGTCCTCCAAATTATTCACGTACGCAGTTGATAAGAATTCACCATCCATTGTAACCTGcgcaaaaataattaaaaagggattattacatttaatttccATAATGCATTCTGTGTGCAAAAAGCATAAATACCGAGGGTTTCAAGCACACAGTTAATGAATTACTGAACAAATCCACATAAAACCTTAATTCTATTTAAGGAAGTAGTAAATATGTCCTGCATACAAAAGCTAATCTACTCAGCTATAATATGAATGTGCAAACAATAGATTTATCATGGAAAGCCTCATAGGCCAGTACGTTACAGACTGCAGCCAATAGAAGAAAACACATAAAATCATCATCCATAAAAACCACTAATTTATGGTGGATGTTTGAAATGATACAAACACGGAGAATTCAAACAGAGGAACAGGGCAAACATGGGGTTGAAATATTTGCGTGGTTATCTATTCACTTTCATCCAAAGCATAACCACTCGTTGTACATTGATGACGCCAAATCATCTCTCCATGGCGACCAAATCGGATTACTTTCTGTAGTTGAAACGTAGTCCACGTGTCTTTCACCCCCGGAGTAACAGGCATCAGGTAACTCAAGTTTTAAAGGGTCTTTCGGCATTTCATTGCGCATAAAGTTATGCAACAAgcaatgataattttattttgaatgtttaTTGGGTCAAATGATTGGCTTTGAACTATTCCCCAACGGACTTTCAGCAAATTGAACGTCCTTTCTATTACATTATGGGCAAATGAGTGTTTCAAGTTGAAGAGCTCCTCTTTATTCTAAGGGCCACCTGCTACGTGATTTCATTCCCATAGGTGATATCGAACCCCTCTTTAAGGAGTTAAAAAACCTTCAACATTTGTGTAGCCATCGTCACACAGATAATAGTTACCTACACGTCATTTCgttgaaaattacaaacaaatcACCAGAAATTTGGCAAGTAATGGTTCATTCATTCTAAAAAGGCCAGCTGACACGTTAAATGCAATACACATAATCACCAAATGAGAAATTTCATAGATATTTGTAGTTAGATTTAACATAACAGGCATAACACGAAGACTGTTGGGTCTGTGGATTGCATCTTGCAAACTGTTGCTTGTCTTCCCAACCGCTAAGAATATAGATGAATTGCATATTAGGATTGCGGACGTCAAGGACTTTCACTGCTACTTGTCCTTTACATGTGCAATATTGACCCTTTTCATGTTCCAGCACTCTGACATCAAGGAAGGTACCATCCAAAGCCCCTAAACAACCCTGCAACAATAATATGAGACTATATGTTAAAAGGCTACCCTTAGAAAAATGTCCACAACAAATTTAGGTGTACAACTAATCATTGTCAACGAAGATTGTAACAATACCTTAAACCACTTCCAACAAAGGTCTTAACAGTCATCAGTAATAAGAGTCTGCCGAGCGAAGAGTACTGTATGCATCTCACAAACTGCGTGCAGCACGGCATGAAAATGCTTGCTTACGGTGCCATCAGACCTTTAGAAGTCATACTTCACAAcgcaattatttttgtgatggaAAATAACACTAAGGAACATAGCCACGTGCTCACATAGTGACATTCTTATTGGCCTTAACCCCACCCGATTGTTCCAGCATATAACACAAACGGCCGAATGCATTTTCAGTCCATGTGGAGGTTTGTCAAACAAGACTCATTGCTAAAAGAAACTAGCCTATGTAGGTTTCTAACTTGATCAGGTATCCTAGAATTAATCTCGTTCGGCGACGTCGAACACTTAGTTCAGAACATCTTCTAGATTTAATGTATTGAATAACATGAACAAAAATCGTAAATGTCACCACAATCTCAACCATAATCTGTTGCACAGCGATCAAAGCCAATATTCTAGGGCTGGGCCTCATCCTAATTTCGGCACGCACAATTCAAGTACCTTACATTACTTATTTTGAGAAGGCCCAGACTGAACCATAAAACTTTTGTATGTAGAAGAGTATTCTGAAGTTCAGTTCGTGCGGGATCAAATCAAAgcatttttaaacaataaaacagGTACTTTGTCGGAAGGAGTAGGGTAAAGTAAACTACTGTTAACAATATTAACCACATGCAAATAAAGACAAATAATTTGCATGCATACAAAAAGAATCGACAGaacattacaaaaaagaacGGGATTTAGAATGTTAGGAATGggatttttttgtctttggaACGGTTTGCAGGATACCGAACTTATTTGAAGCGgtttttggaacgattttggaATGGTTAAAAATCCTTCCTTACAAATAgtgtacaaaattttagaaaggGTTCAGGCAAGATCGTTTCTATTTGGGACGGGAACTGTAAAACTCTATgaaaaccgttcctaatattgaatttgtcaaaaaaaattatttttttaattgaaacaattttaggaacggttagtcttatttaggaacacgtatataaaattatttttagtaatggtattaggaatGGTCTTTCTGAGTTTAGAACACGTACTTGAAACTGAAATAGCAATAGTATTAGGAACGATCAGCCACTATTTAGGAACACttatttgaaatgattttagcAATAGTATTTGGTACGGTCAATGCAGTTTCGGAACACGTATTTAgaactattttagtaatgTTATTTGGAACagtcatttatttagatttgtaacatttctttaccattattaaaatcattcctatttttttaattttataatttatttatattttataatttattcatatatttaataaattgtaataaataaataaatttatatattttaagaaattttaatatataattaaattaattaataaatttttaatcaattatatttatgaatttaatcaattaaataaatatgaaataatgaaatgtaataaacattatgaaatatgaataattcagaaaaaatattatattaatatgaaaaattatctaattacaaaaataaaaattattaaaacctAATCTAACCCTCCTCGTCAGCAACGTCCATATCATCCTGGTTTAAGGCCTGGGCTCTATTGGAGGCAGCTCTGGAATGTCtcctacaaaatatataaaactattagtatttttaatcaagaattaatttttttaaaagaatatttataatcgaCTTACCGCCACCTCAGCCGCCTTGACTGGCTCCAGTCGTtgtcctctttttcttttagcacctttcaaataactccatctgTTTGAGCGGTCAACCGAGGTCTGCctcttataaagaaaaaaacaggtAGCAacttatttatcaatattgttttttattgacagatgaagatggataaacCTAACTACTTCTATTGGCAAAATTCACTTGATGGTCTAAACAAGCTTTAAAGGCATGCATGAATTGTTTGTACGTGGTTACAAaggaactatatatttttgaataattattaattattgaaaatattgtcctcaatttgttttctattcctaattgttatgtaattgtattttactttgaaatattaccttaatattgttattgttgacattattttgtaaataatattattattgggactATTGATTTAGTTTTgagattattgacattattatgtaaaaatattattattgagaatattttttaattttgtgattattgacattgttacgtaaa
This genomic stretch from Sesamum indicum cultivar Zhongzhi No. 13 linkage group LG16, S_indicum_v1.0, whole genome shotgun sequence harbors:
- the LOC105178524 gene encoding cysteine proteinase inhibitor 1-like, coding for MIAHKLRSLLCVFLAIFLVSELNEASPVWKRETIVDGWKPIDNPKDPKVVEIANFAVTEHNKEAGTTLAFESVVKGETQVVAGTNYRLVIAAKDGSAADSKQYRALVWDKPWLKFRKLLSFEEIKG